The proteins below come from a single Rhodothermales bacterium genomic window:
- a CDS encoding DinB family protein: protein MQTAVKSPVTCALVAQFDLHTKLFNNVLDGLSDQEANRRPARDINNIKWLA, encoded by the coding sequence ATGCAAACCGCCGTCAAATCACCCGTTACCTGTGCACTCGTCGCCCAGTTCGATCTGCACACGAAGCTCTTCAACAACGTACTGGACGGCCTGTCCGATCAGGAGGCGAACAGACGACCCGCCCGCGATATCAACAACATCAAGTGGCTTGCAG